In one Echinicola marina genomic region, the following are encoded:
- a CDS encoding Clp protease ClpB, whose translation MKNILLIAFLFSLASNAFSQEKLEKLVDERQDLHRRWKASESKKSGIFGNRTKKDMIATNDWMERIILKDNLIMDELEMLKNIETTEIKYEKDDYKFIAQKQEQDINKLKRALKQKDEEIVAEANSKRTYEWTTLIFFLSTAILGFLLFRIKSKS comes from the coding sequence ATGAAAAACATTTTACTCATTGCTTTTCTGTTTTCCCTAGCTTCAAATGCCTTTTCTCAGGAGAAATTAGAAAAGCTAGTCGATGAAAGACAGGACCTCCACCGTCGTTGGAAAGCTTCTGAATCCAAAAAGTCTGGCATCTTTGGCAATAGAACAAAAAAAGACATGATCGCCACCAATGATTGGATGGAAAGGATCATCCTCAAGGACAACCTCATCATGGATGAATTGGAGATGTTGAAAAACATCGAAACCACTGAAATCAAATACGAAAAGGATGATTACAAATTTATCGCCCAAAAACAGGAGCAGGACATCAACAAGCTCAAGCGTGCCCTTAAACAAAAAGACGAAGAAATAGTGGCAGAAGCCAATAGCAAAAGGACTTACGAGTGGACCACACTGATTTTCTTTCTCAGCACAGCCATTTTAGGCTTTCTTTTGTTCAGAATAAAATCCAAGTCTTGA
- a CDS encoding glycine--tRNA ligase translates to MAKTEQVTENAQLKDIISHAKEYGFVYPSSEIYDGLQAVYDYGAYGVELKNNLKRLWWESMTRLNDNIVGIDAAIFMHPTTWKASGHVDSFNDPMIDNKDSKKRYRADVLIEEKAAVLEKEGKLEEAKSLLAAMGKLLEAEDLDGVRDLIINEEITCPVSGTSNWTDVRQFNLMFSTQVGSVAEDASTIYLRPETAQGIFVNFLNVQKTARMKVPFGIAQIGKAFRNEIVARQFIFRMREFEQMEMQYFVRPGSELDWYKTWAETRLKWHKALGVPQEKLRTHDHDKLAHYANAAMDIEFDFPFGFKEVEGIHSRTDFDLKSHQEFSKKKQQYFDPEINQNYIPYVIETSIGADRLFLMTLCNAYTEEEKEGKTRTYLKFHPAIAPVKAAILPLTKKDGLPDKGKEIVDKLKYDFNIIYEEAASIGKRYTRQDLIGTPFCIAVDHQTLEDNTVTIRHRDTTEQERVHIDELHGKLAEATSFKNIFEQI, encoded by the coding sequence ATGGCAAAGACAGAACAAGTAACTGAAAACGCACAACTGAAAGATATCATCTCACATGCCAAAGAGTATGGTTTTGTATATCCTTCCTCAGAAATATATGATGGACTACAGGCAGTATATGATTATGGTGCTTATGGAGTAGAGCTTAAAAACAACCTTAAGCGACTTTGGTGGGAATCAATGACCCGATTAAATGACAATATCGTGGGCATTGATGCAGCTATCTTCATGCATCCTACCACTTGGAAAGCTTCAGGTCACGTAGACAGCTTTAACGACCCAATGATTGACAATAAGGACAGCAAAAAACGCTACCGTGCTGATGTGCTTATTGAAGAGAAAGCAGCTGTTTTGGAAAAAGAGGGCAAGCTTGAAGAGGCTAAAAGCCTTTTGGCAGCAATGGGAAAATTACTGGAGGCAGAAGACCTTGATGGAGTAAGAGACCTTATCATCAATGAGGAAATCACTTGTCCTGTTAGCGGCACGAGCAACTGGACCGATGTAAGACAGTTTAACCTGATGTTCTCTACTCAAGTGGGCTCTGTGGCAGAAGATGCTTCTACAATCTACCTTAGACCGGAAACTGCCCAAGGAATTTTTGTCAACTTCCTTAATGTGCAAAAAACGGCCAGGATGAAAGTCCCATTTGGTATTGCCCAAATTGGTAAAGCTTTCAGAAACGAAATTGTAGCCCGACAGTTCATTTTCCGAATGAGGGAATTTGAACAAATGGAAATGCAATATTTCGTTCGTCCTGGATCTGAGTTGGACTGGTACAAAACTTGGGCTGAAACCAGACTAAAATGGCACAAAGCCTTAGGTGTTCCACAGGAAAAACTAAGAACCCATGACCATGATAAATTGGCCCACTACGCCAATGCAGCCATGGATATTGAATTTGACTTCCCATTTGGTTTCAAAGAAGTAGAGGGGATTCACTCCAGAACTGACTTTGACCTGAAAAGCCATCAGGAATTCTCTAAGAAGAAACAGCAGTACTTTGATCCTGAGATCAACCAGAATTATATCCCTTATGTGATCGAAACCTCCATCGGAGCGGATAGATTGTTCCTAATGACACTTTGCAATGCCTACACTGAAGAGGAAAAAGAAGGCAAAACCAGAACTTACCTGAAATTCCATCCGGCCATTGCACCAGTCAAAGCGGCTATCCTTCCTTTGACCAAAAAAGACGGTTTACCGGACAAGGGTAAGGAAATCGTCGATAAATTAAAATATGATTTTAACATCATATATGAGGAAGCGGCATCCATTGGAAAGCGTTATACCCGTCAGGATTTGATTGGAACGCCTTTCTGTATTGCTGTGGACCATCAAACTTTGGAGGACAATACCGTTACGATTCGCCATAGGGACACCACTGAGCAGGAACGTGTACATATCGATGAGCTTCATGGCAAACTTGCCGAGGCAACAAGCTTTAAAAATATATTTGAGCAGATTTAA
- a CDS encoding MltF family protein — MRAIKKRGFIRAVVDNSSTSYYIYRGRRMGYEYELLRNLARRLDVQLRLIVDADIMRAYKMLNSGEADIIAINLFNNEEREKYGAFTAPLNSFSSVLVQRDDGPIIKDHSELDGKSIYVRKSTVYSAQLEAIRDSLGIKMEIVERDRNSDALVEDVVREEIDYTVVDKDVALVNSTYYDNLDIDLEIGPAADVAWAVRKNAPNLKKEINDWISRGKRSTYFAILYGKYFLNKKNSYFRNKSPFSSISGDRISVYDDIIKRGSTLIGWDWRLLASLVYKESRFDTVATSYAGAKGLLQLMPVTLERFGVENPNDPSESLIGGVKYLKYLDKFWLERVPEVNERIKFILASYNVGHGHVNDAWRLALKFGMDTQNWDSVAYYLERKSQPEIYRDPVVKSGYAKGHLAVAYVEDILSIYESYRILVSP, encoded by the coding sequence TTGAGAGCAATTAAAAAAAGAGGCTTTATCAGGGCAGTGGTTGATAATTCTTCGACCAGTTATTATATCTACCGGGGGAGACGAATGGGCTATGAATATGAGCTACTGCGGAACCTGGCTAGGAGGCTGGATGTGCAACTCAGGTTGATTGTAGATGCTGATATCATGAGGGCATATAAAATGCTGAATAGTGGAGAGGCAGATATTATAGCGATTAATCTTTTTAATAATGAGGAGAGGGAGAAATATGGAGCATTTACAGCACCGTTGAATTCTTTTTCGTCCGTGTTGGTACAGCGTGATGATGGGCCTATCATAAAGGATCATTCGGAATTGGATGGAAAATCCATATACGTCCGCAAGTCTACTGTTTACAGTGCCCAGTTAGAGGCCATTCGGGATAGTCTTGGCATTAAGATGGAGATCGTTGAACGAGACAGAAACTCAGATGCTCTGGTGGAAGATGTTGTTCGGGAGGAAATCGATTATACTGTAGTCGACAAAGATGTGGCCTTGGTCAATTCTACCTATTATGATAATCTTGACATAGATCTGGAGATAGGGCCAGCAGCAGATGTGGCTTGGGCAGTAAGGAAGAATGCACCTAATTTAAAAAAGGAAATAAATGATTGGATCAGTAGGGGCAAAAGGTCCACGTATTTTGCGATCTTATATGGCAAATATTTTTTGAATAAGAAGAACAGTTATTTTAGAAATAAGAGTCCTTTTTCCTCTATTTCTGGAGACCGGATTTCTGTATATGATGATATTATCAAAAGAGGATCCACACTGATTGGTTGGGATTGGCGTTTGTTGGCTTCATTGGTTTATAAGGAGTCCCGGTTTGACACTGTAGCAACAAGTTATGCCGGTGCGAAGGGATTATTACAGTTAATGCCGGTTACCTTGGAGCGGTTTGGTGTTGAGAACCCTAATGACCCCTCGGAAAGTTTGATAGGAGGTGTGAAGTATTTGAAATACCTTGATAAGTTTTGGCTTGAGCGGGTACCAGAAGTCAATGAAAGGATTAAGTTTATTTTGGCCTCTTATAATGTAGGCCATGGCCATGTGAATGATGCATGGAGGTTGGCCCTTAAATTTGGTATGGATACCCAAAATTGGGATAGTGTCGCCTATTATTTGGAGCGGAAATCGCAACCAGAGATTTACCGTGACCCAGTAGTGAAGAGTGGCTATGCAAAGGGGCATTTGGCAGTGGCCTATGTTGAGGATATTTTGAGTATTTATGAATCATACCGGATTTTAGTATCTCCGTAG
- a CDS encoding LytR/AlgR family response regulator transcription factor, with translation MKVGIIDDELHCIESLSYELEELDLPIEIVFQSSRVDEVIEVLKVHEIDLLFLDVEMPRINGFELLDLLGDFDFEVVFTTAYSQYAVRAFQYKAFHYLLKPVGKDDLKEVIEKFSQRKGVGGHNSGSEVSALIDLLKKENIIKSKIAVPVSDGLEFIKVDDILYGQSQNNYTLLYLSDNTKLLFSKTLKEVEKALKKYFFLRIHQSYLINPNYMKKYLRNDGGSVLMENGEQLPISQRKKEEVVTLFEAIVKSKSM, from the coding sequence ATGAAAGTAGGCATTATAGACGATGAACTTCATTGCATCGAAAGTTTAAGTTATGAATTGGAAGAATTGGATTTACCTATCGAAATCGTTTTCCAGTCTTCTAGGGTGGATGAAGTAATAGAGGTTCTTAAAGTGCATGAAATAGATTTATTGTTTTTGGATGTGGAAATGCCCCGAATCAATGGATTTGAACTGCTCGATTTGTTGGGAGACTTTGATTTTGAAGTGGTATTTACCACAGCATATAGCCAGTATGCAGTTAGGGCTTTTCAATATAAGGCCTTTCACTATTTGCTCAAGCCTGTTGGCAAGGATGATTTAAAGGAAGTGATAGAGAAGTTCTCCCAAAGGAAAGGAGTGGGCGGCCACAATTCCGGCAGTGAGGTTTCAGCATTGATAGACCTGCTCAAGAAAGAAAATATTATCAAATCAAAGATTGCTGTTCCTGTAAGCGATGGTCTTGAGTTTATAAAGGTGGATGATATACTTTATGGACAAAGCCAAAACAATTATACCTTATTATACTTGTCAGATAATACTAAATTACTTTTTAGTAAAACGCTCAAAGAAGTGGAAAAGGCGCTGAAAAAGTATTTTTTTCTGAGGATCCACCAGTCATATCTGATCAATCCCAATTATATGAAGAAGTATCTAAGAAATGACGGAGGCAGTGTACTCATGGAAAATGGAGAACAATTGCCCATCAGTCAAAGGAAGAAGGAAGAGGTGGTCACTTTATTTGAAGCGATAGTAAAAAGTAAATCTATGTAA
- a CDS encoding histidine kinase, with protein MLFFSFAPFFALIAADDFTQDNRSDSSFVDKAGAIENAIQLSRKIHQESHDDELEYAEAEKALNLSLELGDSLLYAKSLDNMGLLYRYHQRYSEATALHAKAYELIAEVDSAFLSKMIFANNAGVSSRYGEDFDNAVFYYLEALKIAEAQEDLRNIAISCNGLGNTLLHIPGREEDALRYFERSLDAERERGNTLGIAMNYLSIGDYFTEKGDYKRGRTYLDKLLEINQKRNDDYGLGITYEYFGHNYIKEGLALGQAADYYKKSLAIFSRLNDTHKQADLLKALADVYRLNNQYDLAIDYYHRTWNLAINIPNKSLIQASAAQLSSIYELQAKPSLALKYYKISDQYKDSVNLINQETEIAAIEKRYALEKKESQIALLEKDKSLQQVQLDSHVEALKSQRIILVLLLMFLVAIAVIALMQFKNIKSKKMANLMLMRQNRQISEQKNQIESVNEQLEATFKELMTEQKNNEEKRVKLLESKFENRIQNLALQSLESQMNPHFLFNGMNAVRWLVMKNKNAEAKEYIDTFAQLLRLSLTNNRKNSICLAEELKATELYLKIEKLRFDGGFNFEIAISPEVNPHHVKVPPKILQPLVENAIKHGLLPSRKREKVLDIKVFEQNEVLVIEVLDNGVGYKQPSNKKEASNIYGTHLGLKLIEERLAIYNQQSHNRVDFDIQARQDSDKGIIGTKAKISIMMEEAIDSVG; from the coding sequence ATGCTGTTTTTTTCTTTTGCGCCCTTTTTTGCTTTAATCGCTGCAGATGATTTTACTCAGGATAATCGTTCTGATTCCAGTTTTGTAGATAAGGCTGGGGCGATTGAAAATGCAATTCAACTTTCCCGAAAGATCCATCAAGAAAGTCATGATGATGAATTGGAATATGCAGAAGCCGAGAAAGCTTTGAACTTATCCCTGGAATTGGGAGATAGCCTTTTATATGCTAAATCCTTGGATAATATGGGGCTACTGTACCGGTATCATCAGCGTTATTCGGAAGCGACTGCCTTGCATGCCAAGGCGTATGAATTGATAGCAGAAGTGGATTCCGCTTTTTTGTCCAAAATGATTTTTGCGAACAATGCGGGTGTTTCCAGTCGATATGGAGAGGATTTTGACAATGCTGTATTTTACTATTTGGAGGCGCTAAAAATAGCCGAAGCCCAAGAGGATCTCCGGAATATAGCTATTTCCTGCAATGGTCTGGGCAATACTTTATTGCATATTCCTGGCAGGGAGGAAGATGCCTTGAGGTATTTTGAGCGCTCTTTGGATGCTGAAAGGGAGAGAGGAAATACATTGGGGATTGCCATGAATTACTTATCCATTGGGGATTATTTCACGGAAAAGGGAGATTATAAAAGAGGCCGTACTTATCTGGACAAATTGCTTGAGATCAATCAAAAAAGAAATGATGACTATGGTTTGGGCATTACTTATGAATATTTTGGGCATAATTATATAAAAGAGGGTCTTGCCTTGGGACAGGCAGCGGATTATTATAAAAAATCATTGGCTATATTTTCTAGGCTAAATGATACGCATAAGCAAGCAGATCTATTGAAGGCATTGGCAGATGTGTATCGGTTGAATAATCAATATGATCTGGCCATAGATTATTATCATAGGACTTGGAATTTGGCCATAAATATTCCCAATAAAAGTCTGATTCAGGCATCTGCCGCCCAATTGTCCTCCATTTATGAATTGCAAGCAAAGCCAAGTTTGGCATTGAAGTATTATAAAATTTCCGATCAATATAAGGATAGCGTCAATCTGATCAATCAGGAGACGGAAATTGCTGCGATTGAAAAGCGCTATGCATTGGAGAAAAAGGAATCACAGATAGCCTTATTAGAAAAGGACAAGTCACTGCAACAAGTGCAGTTGGACAGTCATGTGGAGGCCCTTAAGAGCCAGCGGATCATTTTGGTGCTTTTATTGATGTTTTTAGTGGCTATAGCAGTCATTGCACTTATGCAATTCAAAAATATCAAGTCCAAGAAAATGGCCAATTTGATGCTAATGAGACAAAATAGGCAGATAAGTGAGCAGAAAAACCAAATTGAAAGCGTCAATGAACAATTGGAGGCGACTTTTAAGGAATTGATGACGGAGCAGAAAAATAATGAAGAGAAACGGGTAAAACTGTTGGAGAGTAAGTTTGAGAACCGTATCCAAAACTTGGCATTGCAGTCACTGGAGTCTCAAATGAATCCACATTTTTTGTTTAACGGCATGAATGCTGTGCGATGGTTGGTCATGAAGAATAAAAATGCTGAGGCCAAAGAATACATAGATACTTTTGCACAGCTTTTAAGACTTAGTTTGACGAATAATCGAAAGAATTCTATTTGCTTGGCAGAAGAATTAAAAGCAACGGAGCTTTACTTGAAAATTGAGAAGTTAAGGTTTGATGGTGGTTTTAATTTTGAAATTGCTATTTCACCAGAGGTGAATCCCCATCATGTAAAAGTACCTCCAAAGATACTTCAGCCTTTAGTTGAAAATGCGATCAAACATGGGCTTTTGCCCAGTAGGAAAAGGGAGAAGGTTTTGGATATAAAGGTATTTGAGCAAAATGAAGTTTTGGTCATTGAGGTTTTGGATAATGGTGTAGGCTATAAGCAGCCATCGAATAAAAAAGAAGCAAGTAATATATATGGGACACATTTGGGTTTGAAACTGATTGAAGAGCGCTTGGCAATTTATAATCAGCAAAGCCATAATAGGGTGGATTTTGATATTCAGGCTAGGCAAGATAGCGATAAAGGGATCATAGGAACCAAGGCAAAAATCAGTATTATGATGGAAGAAGCTATTGATTCTGTGGGATAA
- a CDS encoding TolC family protein — protein sequence MMKYCLIVLMAVTVSSQVFAQEELSFEKAVMMGLENNYDVKIALKEKEVTEIDKKIGLGALLPSLDASYGRTKSVEDVEQQFVSENEPRLIDGANSTGENFNLDAIYGFRYDAVVAMKRLGKLNEIGELQAKVVIENTVAAISTGYYRLVLELERNDLLKETLELSKQRLDIVKAQYELGGTSKREYLAAQVDYNTDMSQLISQEQVIRNARINLNELLAIDSDTEFVINDSIQIKEDLKLGPLLDKALDDNKMLLVNRREQNVAYLEMRELQAQRLPTLSLSGNYRESVSKSDAGFLIQNKRNGFNLGATLGINLFNGFILNRQVQRAKIRQETQAYVLEQYETQLNADIYRAFNVYENSKRRLEIEKDNFLVVGENTDIAFDRFKSGLTSFLEFRDAQVNRLEAETRLIEAVYSIKVAEVELLRLAGAIYYDSNSSPILN from the coding sequence ATGATGAAGTATTGTTTAATTGTTTTAATGGCTGTAACTGTCTCCAGCCAGGTATTTGCACAAGAAGAACTTTCCTTTGAGAAAGCGGTGATGATGGGTTTGGAGAATAACTATGATGTCAAAATAGCCCTTAAGGAAAAGGAAGTTACCGAGATAGACAAGAAGATAGGTTTGGGTGCATTGCTTCCCAGTCTGGACGCCAGCTATGGCCGGACAAAGAGTGTGGAGGATGTGGAGCAGCAATTTGTCAGTGAAAATGAGCCTAGGCTTATTGATGGCGCTAATTCTACGGGTGAAAACTTTAATTTGGATGCTATTTATGGCTTTAGGTATGATGCCGTAGTGGCTATGAAGAGGCTGGGGAAATTGAATGAAATCGGAGAGCTTCAGGCTAAAGTTGTCATAGAAAATACCGTAGCCGCGATCTCTACTGGTTATTACCGTTTAGTGTTGGAGCTTGAGCGTAATGATCTGCTAAAGGAAACCCTTGAGTTATCCAAGCAGCGACTTGATATTGTAAAGGCACAGTATGAATTAGGCGGAACTTCAAAACGGGAATATTTGGCTGCTCAGGTGGATTATAATACTGACATGTCCCAATTGATTTCCCAAGAGCAGGTGATCAGAAATGCAAGGATCAATTTAAATGAGCTTCTGGCGATAGATTCAGATACTGAATTTGTCATTAATGATTCTATTCAGATTAAAGAGGATCTTAAACTTGGGCCATTATTGGACAAGGCCTTAGATGATAATAAAATGCTTTTGGTGAATAGGAGAGAGCAAAATGTGGCTTATTTGGAGATGAGGGAACTTCAGGCACAAAGGTTACCCACCTTGAGCCTGAGTGGCAATTATCGCGAATCTGTATCCAAGTCAGATGCAGGGTTTTTGATCCAAAATAAGCGTAACGGTTTTAACCTTGGAGCGACTTTGGGGATCAATCTTTTTAATGGCTTTATCCTGAACAGGCAGGTGCAAAGGGCTAAAATCAGACAGGAAACCCAAGCCTATGTGCTTGAGCAATATGAAACCCAGCTGAATGCTGATATTTATAGGGCATTTAACGTTTATGAAAACAGTAAACGCAGGCTGGAAATTGAAAAGGATAATTTTTTGGTGGTGGGTGAAAATACCGATATCGCATTTGACCGATTCAAGTCAGGTCTGACCAGCTTCTTAGAATTTCGTGATGCACAGGTAAACAGACTTGAAGCTGAGACCAGGTTGATAGAGGCTGTTTACTCTATCAAAGTGGCTGAAGTGGAGTTGTTGAGGTTAGCTGGGGCCATTTATTATGACAGTAACTCCAGCCCTATTTTGAATTAA